The genomic DNA acacacacgcacacggaccGCAGCTTTGTTGCCGGAGTGATCCTGCGCGAACGTTTGCCGGCATTCGAGCGTATGCTGTGGCGTGCCTGCCGAGGCAATGTGTTCCTGCGCCAGGCGATGATCGAAGATCCGCTGGAGGACCCATCGACCGTAAGTGATCGAGCGTGCTCGGTGCGCGATCGTTGCAAACAGATGTGATatgaatttcctttttttccgatTTCCCCACAGGGCGACAAGGTGTACAAGTCGGTGTTTATCATCTTCTTCCAAGGTGATCAGCTGAAGACACGCGTGAAGAAGATCTGCGAAGGTTTTCGCGCCACGCTCTACCCGTGCCCCGAGGCGCCGACCGATCGCCGCGAGATGGCGATGGGCGTGATGACACGCATCGAGGATTTGCACACGGTTCTCGGCCAAACGCAGGACCATCGTCACCGGGTGCTGGTGGCGGCGGCCAAGAATTTGAAGAACTGGTTCGTGAAGGTGCGCAAAATCAAAGCCATCTACCACACGCTGAACCTATTCAATCTGGACGTGACGCAGAAGTGTTTGATCGCGGAATGCTGGGTTCCGCTGCTGGACTTTGAAACGATTCAGATTGCGCTGCGCCGTGGTACCGAGCGGTCCGGATCGTCCGTTCCGCCGATCCTGAACCGTATGGAAACGTTCGAGGATCCACCAACGTACAACCGAACGAACAAGTTTACGCACGCGTTTCAGGCGCTGATCAACGCGTACGGTGTCGCTAGCTATCGCGAAATGAACCCAGCACCGTACACCATCATTACCTTCCCGTTCTTGTTTGCGGTGATGTTTGGCGATCTTGGGCACGGTACGATCATGGCCCTGTTCGGCCTGTGGATGGTGTTGAAGGAAAAGCCTCTGGCGGCGAAGAAATCGGACAACGAGATTTGGAACATTTTCTTCGGCGGACGGTACATCATCTTCCTGATGGGCGTGTTTTCGATGTACACGGGCTTCGTGTACAATGACATCTTCTCGAAGTCGCTGAACGTGTTCGGGTCAGCTTGGACCATCAACTACAACACCTCGACCGTGATGACCAACAAGGCGCTGCAGCTTGATCCGGCCGGCAAGGATTACGCCCAAACGCCGTATCCGATTGGGCTCGATCCGGTCTGGCAGGTGGCACCGTTGAACAAGATCATCTTCCAGAACGCGTACAAGATGAAGATATCGATCATTTTCGGCGTTATTCACATGCTGTTCGGCGTGTTTGTGGGCCTGTTCAACCATCGCTACTTCAAGAACAAGATGGCCATCTACTGCGAGTTCATTCCGCAGGTTATCTTTCTGGTGTTCTTGTTCTTCTACATGACGCTGCTTATGTTTATCAAGTGGGTCAAATATTCGGCGGCGAATGATCCACCCCATTCCGCTGGCTGTGCCCCCTCGATCTTGATCACGTTCATCAACATGGTGCTGTTCAAGGCGCCCGATGAAAGCTCCGGCGATTGCTCGCCGTTCATGTTCGCCGGCCAGCAAGGGTTGCAGAAGTTCCTTGTCATCGTGGCGCTTCTCTGCGTACCGTGGATGCTGCTCGCGAAGCCCATTCTGATCATGCGCGGCCGTAAGGAAGCAGCCGTGAGTAGATTTCCGAAACTGTATTGGAGCCATCCAATGGGTTTTCAACCTTTTTAACACATGGTTTAATGGTGtattttatctctctctctctctctctctctctctctctctctctctctctctttcgaaTCGCAGCATCAACCAATCGCACCTTACAGCAATGAAAATGGTGATGCCGACGGGTTAAATCAGCACAACAACGCAGCGGGAACCCAGGGAGGACAACAGCCGCcggcacaacaacagcagggcGGAGGTCATGGACACGACAATGAAGAAATGTCCGAGATCTTTATTCATCAGGGCATCCACACGATCGAGTACGTCCTCGGATCCGTGTCGCATACCGCGTCCTACCTTCGTCTATGGGCTTTGTCGTTGGCTCATGCACGTAAGTACCTTAAGCTGGCCTTAACTATACAGGAATGGTTCTAATGCTTGCTCGGGGTCTATAAAAAAACAGAGCTTGCGGAAGTACTGTGGAACATGGTGCTGCAGAACGGACTGAAGCAGGATGGCTGGATCGGTGGAATTGCCTTGTGGGCCGTGTTTGCGTTCTGGGCTGTGCTGACCGTCGGAATTCTGGTACTGATGGAAGGTCTTTCCGCATTCTTGCACACCCTTCGTTTGCACTGGTAAGTTTATGAATTTTCTGCAATGTTATAACGTTAGGCAGCGCAACATTTACAATAACTGCATGTATGACACAATTGTACATTTTAGGGTGGAGTTCCAGAGTAAGTTCTACGCTGGACTAGGTTACGCGTTCCAACCGTTTTCCTTCGAGGTCATTCTTGATGCAAGCTCCAGCTCGTCCGAAGACTAAAGTGGCCACCTGTGTGCCGCGGAGAACCATGGATGCGATACGCcagagcaacaaacaaatacgaTATGAATATATACTCTTACACAAAATTTGCTCTTTGTCGGTACACTGCTGGCCAACAGGAAGCAGTACTAGCCGTGTacgtattcttcttccttcatCGCCATTAACAGTCGAGATCAAATGAAGCACTCCGCTATGAATGAACGCGGCGAGTAACTAACACCGTAGAGCGCACATAACTAACTAACTCGAAATATAAATTATACGTGTTTAATCCGTTTGGGAAATTGATAATGACATTCACGAATTTATCCATGCTGAGGTTGTTCGGACCTTTCCTCATCCCGATTATCCATTCTGTGGACGCTTTGATGCACAGCTTAGCCAAACCAGCAAGATGTACCATGCTAAATTATGCTGTCACAGGAAAGGTACCATTCTTCGGATGGTCTTCGTCACTTTGTCAGACAATACGCAATTCAATACGTTGAAATCGTGACAAGCCCTCTGAGATTACGGTTCTTATCAATTATATTGGAATAAATGTTACTTGTTCAGTAGTATCAGTATCCTGTGGATGGTGGTGCCACATCCGAAAAATATATCAACTTTCAAACCATGTTTAACGTAAAGGTCAACTCTATGTCAACGAATTGATGGTGATCATGATATTCGCTCGAAATTCTGCGTCATCACTTTGAACAAGTTGATAATGTAAGCAGTGTTACATAttcaaaggaaaagaaaaaaggatacaCAGAGGGAATCGAACTGGTTTTCCCACAATATTGCTACTGCGCTGTAAACGTTAACATGACCATCGCTCTTTGCACTTAGACATTCTTAGCCACTACTGGAGTTACTACTCTGTGAGTAAGTTGAAGAACTAATGTAGAACGCCGATAgaaatcatcatcttcatccaaTGGAAAATTGTACGCATATTGCTGTACCACTGAGCTGCAACATCTTGCCCATCCCGGCCTCAATACCATTCATGAGTATGCAAAGAACTACAGAGATTCGGAGTATACAATTTTGTAATGAGATCGCCCAATAACACTGAATGGGAGTAAACGATCAGTTACGTTACTGTTTTATGAACAATGCATTCGTTTTAAATATGGTTAATTTGTTCTTATTAAAAACGTAAAAGCTTCGTAGACATTACCTTGGTTATGGTAGTACCCATCGTTATTGCTAGATCGTAGTACCCATTGATATTACATGGTACATAAGAGAATGCAGGAGTGATACACGGGCAGTTGAATTTCAGTTGGTGCAAAGTTGGTATTATAGTGAGATCCAAGTTGAAGTGAGCAAAGATACATTGGAATCCCAACGGATACAACAATGAGGAATCGCGAACTACAAACAAGCAACATGCCGGACGTAGACGTCTTCAACGTGCAATACTCTAGTATAGAAACTAGTACAGAAGCTGGTAGCACTTCTTACGCCAGCTCCTTGCGAATTCAATTTCGATCCGTAGAACGACATTACGCTTACAGAGTAGCTTAAGAAAACAAATTATGAAGAAAACGGGAGATTTTCGCCACCTGTTAGCAACTGTGAATGCTCGAACCATCAATGCAACAAGTGCAACTGTATTGGTCACAATGGTGGTTGCTATGGTTAATTCTTCAAATCAAAACTCGCGGAAGAGGAGAGCATATTGAAGCAATCTAGCAAAACACAGCTCTAGAAAGCACTTTATCGTGAACCATGGTTCTCGAACGACCAGTTACCGATAGTTCGCCCCAACATACTTCAATTTCACCCAAGTTGATTCAAAAGTCATTAACAACTCGCCAACCTCTTTTGGGCTGAATACGTTGGGTCAATACTGAGGGCGtcccggtcttcatacggcaggacctggggttcaaatcccatctggaccgctCCACATTTTCATCCCTTTCTCCATAGCTATGGCAGATTTGGCGAGCAGAGTTGTGACTCTCCTCCGTAACACCAAGGATAAAATAGTGGTTGACAGATTTTATGTTCATGAAGATTGATGGTTGTATGTCTATCATGCGCCGTTACTGCCAAAGTCAGCGCTATGATGAGTAGTACTGATACTACTGATCTCGCTACGTTGTTCATCCTGGGTGCCATGATGTTTGTATTATTAATGGTGATGTGGGTCTATGGAGCAAGTGTTCAGCCGAATTGTATCGTGCTGGATGTAGTTGACGAAGCCATATAGAAAACTGTACGGAAATCAAGTCTTTTATGCCTATTTCACATTAACGGTACGTGTTTCCAAAGTGGTTATAATATTGACCCCGATCGTAACCCGATCGTTGTTAAATACCTTCTGTAGCAAAAACATTCATATGAAGTAAGCATTCTGCCATGTTCATTTACCACTATGGTAGTACTTTATTTCGGTTTAATTCCAGTTTAGTAGCTTATTTACGATCGCACAGGATGTGGTGTGCGCATAATGCTTTAGTGTATCCATTACATTACATGCGAATAGAAGTGTTGCATATTTACAGAGAATTTGTTTGGTAGTTGATTACACGCAGCAACACACGAACATGAGAGTAGAAGAAGTACAGAGATAAGGAGAAGGGATATAATAATTCTGTCGTCTGTCTGGCTGAACATAAACCTCCAACTTTCCTCGTTCGATCCTATGCGTACGTACTGTTGGCACGGATCCTGATCCGAATTCGACGAATGTTGCAGGGTTCGGTTTTCATGTCCCTGTCGTGTCGTTACAtttaacatacacacacacacggtacgGTCACTCATCGGAAAACGAAAGCAAGACTACAAACGGAGGAAAGATGGGCTTCCGTATGTAAGGGCTATTGATGTGGAGTAACGATCGTGTTAAAAGTTGTCTTGATTTAAGGAAGGTTAGTTAACTTGCATCAGTCCTTCAGCATCAGCACTGCAAACTGTACAAATActtatgtgttttgttttacattatGCGTTCTGGTATTCTTTTCCCTTCTCGGCAAGGTGCTTCAACACTGATGGGTCGGCCCGAGAAACCGTTTAGTAGGGAGTGATGAAGGAGAAAGAGATAAGGAATATTTGGTTGGCTTTGGTTAGGCGTGTTAGACAGCAGTAGCAGTTCGTAGCAGAAGATTTCCGAGCGGAAGCTTTATTGTTGCCGATTCGTTCGATACATGAATTTTTTTGGGTTGAATTTTTAACTTCCTATACGCTCATCCCGCGACGTGTTGAAATTGAGGTAAAACAACCTTAACCGATAGGAGTGTTGAAGTTTGCGTTGCGTTTGGTTCAATAATTAGTTACAACATTATGATACATGATACAAGCTCTGGGCCGATCATGTTACGGTTCTACATTGATCTCGATTAGTTTGGCGACACATTTCAGGCCGGCTTGCTTGCTGGGCGGCCAACCACCGTTCGCGTGTAATGTTTTTGcatggagaaggagaaggtgGGGGACGGggggagagagtgagagagtgggAGGTATGTGTTATTTTATATATAATTTACACTGCTGTGTGCGAATGGTGCCGAACGTCTCGGCAGAACTCGGTTCGGCCGTGCCTGACTGGTACACCGGGTGCTGGAGCCTAATGGGAGGCGGGGGCATTCATTTCCAatcacactcgcacacacgtTGGTTTTTGGTCTTGGGTGATGCACCGGCCACGCGACGGAACCgcaaccggaaccggatccGAGCTCGATCGATGGTGGTAGAGATGGTGCGCGCTGAATTAGCGCTTGCCGAGGCCAAAGTTGTACCGGTTTGGAAGCCGCTTGTTGAACTCTTCCGCATCGAAGTAGCGTTTGCCGAGTCCGAAGTCGTACGTGCGTCTCTTGCCCAGCCCGAAGTGATAACGGTACGCGGCTAAAAGAAAGAGGAACAGAAAGTGTCCGGTCATCATGGGATTTCTCCAGGGGCGAATCGCTCCACTTACCACCGGCCCCGTTGCCAGACGTAGCCCGTTTCGCAGCATCTTTGTCCTTGTCCGCGTCGTAATCGAACTGGCCATCCTTCGTGATCAGATTGGTGTAATCGTTATCGTTCCATCCGAGCTGATTTCCCATCAGCCCATCGTACTCGTAATCGTTCCCGCCCAAAGGACTGTGATCGTGGGACAAACTCGTTAGGATCGTTGTTCGCCACCTCCTCCAAACGCTCATACTCACCTTCCGCGTTTTCCTAGGCCAAAGTTATAGTGAGGTAACCGCTTTGCGCCAGGTACGTCCTCGATGATGTAGCGCCGCTTGCCCAGCCCAAAGCTGTACTTTGGTGACCGTACGGCGAGCATATGCTGGAACTGGGACGTGGAGATCTCACCCGACATGCGATCCCGGCTCAGGTCGTCCACGTCGAGATCGTTACTATTACCGCCGGTCGCGCCACTGGCCGGAAGTGACCAACTGACTGACAGGCAGAGGGAAAGCGTCATGTACGCGATCACTGCCATTACCCACGTGTAGCTACGCATACTTCTGCTGTGGAGTTTTCTCGCGCTTGGTTGACAAGATTGTAATCGGCTTCGTGCTGGAAGAAAGATAAGGTTTGATAGCGAAAGGAAAGTAAATATGATGATCCCACATGCCGTTTCAATTGTTTGTACGTAGGAGAGCAATAGCAAAATCCTAGCAATTGGGAATGGAACATATTTAtggttttaaatattatttgctGTTTCTTAAGAAACGGAAACGCTGGGTATCATAATAATAAATTGGAATTATTTCGGAAGCCATACGTGGACCCTGGAATCGAAGTCATGGAGTATCAGCATTTTGACAAGATTGTTTTTTGGTGGGtaggtgggtttttttttgggtggcaTGAAATTAATGTATAGTTTAGCTTCCTAGAACCATGTAACTGTACCTCAGTAGGCAAGTAAGTTGACGATGGCGAGGCAGCAGATGGATATGACAGGATCTTAGGAATTTTGCTAAGACTCGTTGAACAGGCAGCCTCGTCGAACATGTCTTCCATGATATCCTATTTTTTGAAAGATCTTACTGGCTAAAGCTCCAGGGTAGCTGGAGCCGCGCCGcacaattttcttttgctaTAGTAGAAAAGGCCGTTGTTTTTACTAAAGATCAATGCAATCTAAGAGACTGCTTCTAATGGATTTCGTGTGCCAAGAGATCGTGCCGTCGAATGAGGCTTGTGGTTTAAATTCCCTTTTCGTGTCCTCATGGGTAGATTCACCACCGCGAGGATTCTCATTCAGTTTCTACGGCTTAGGCGCGAGTTGAGAAGAACCGCGGCGAATAAGATTCTGAGCAAGATGGCTACACTGTTCCCACTGACGATCCGACGATAAGTTGAAAAAAGGCTACGAACGATGGATGCTCCGAAACTCCGTTTAGTTTAATTTGGAAAAAATCCTTTAATTAGCCAGTTTCAATTTCATCCTTTTCTATGTCGTTCCAGTTTTAAGGGGATACATTATCCTTTCTTTCAGAATTGATAAAAAAGAGCATTATTTTTCTTCGAAGCTGATACAAAAGATCTCCCAAAATAAGCAATATAATTTGAATAAGCTTCCAATTATTACTAATTCTATGCGTGTATTTATACGGGCAACAATGAGTGAGAAAGCTCAAAGGAAAGGATTTTGTTGCAATTGCAAATTCATTTACTAATGCTACATAGTAACGACTTTTACATTTGACCGCGAGTCTCATTTTTACGCTGAGGTCCGGCTCCGGCCAACATCATTCGAATTCGACAAGCCATCCATGCATCCATCCGCGGTTGTTTGCCATGTTACATGAGGTTCCCATTAGCTTTTACGGTGTTTTTCCCCAGCAGCGAACGGGTGCCTTTATCGTCTGCCGAATCTCGACCGTCAAACTGATAACATTTGATCATTATGTTGCGCCGATGCATCTCGATTCAAAGAGGCATCTCACCTCACCGACGGTCGCAGCGTGACACCCTATCGGCCGTAAATTTCCACGATAAAGTTGTACCCATGGCCACGTTGCGATTTCAGGTGAACCGTCGTATAGTTGTATCCGATACCGCCGGCATACAAGCTAGCGTACCCGCCCTTACCGTTGGTGTACTGGTCCGTCACGCTAATGGCACTAATGTTACGTCCTACCTGGCCCTATTTGGTGGAACGAAACGCATCCAATGACGGATGAATATTAGGCACCTTTTGGAAACATGAGGCACGGCCCACCACACTCACCTTCACCGGGTACACGAGATCTATCGACTTGACCTGCAGAATCGTACCGGACCGGACGGCGATGGTGCGGTTAAGCAGCGCATCACGCGGATCCCGAACGCCCCAGAAATAGTTGTTGCTCTGGCTAGCTACCAGGCACACAAACAGCAGCACAGCGGCAACGACGGCGAGTCCTTTCATTTTTATGACGCGAAACGCAGTAATTGTCAACTAATTGGCAAGCAAATGTGGCAAATTTTCGCACGTCAAATGTCTAGAGATGCTGCTCGGTACACCTGTCTGCAACTGTTTGTTGTCCTAGGCGCCAACCAATTAGACTATTTATAATGCAAAAATCTCGGAACCCCTTTCTCCCTCGCACCTTTATCTTATCAGCTGGCCGAGCAACGACAGCAAGGGCTCAGAATCAATGGCAGTAGTCGAGATTGTGcatgtctttttgtttttctgttttggcacgtgtgtgtgtgtgtgtgtgtgtgtgtgtgtgctcccaACCACCCACTGGGGTGAGCACCACACTAGCAGGTAACAAGTAGCCTCGTGTACGGGAAGCCGTACCAGATAAAGCAGATAGCAGAAGAACACTCGCCGCTCGTTTGTCACCGTTGGGGGGTTCGGGCCACTGATCTTAGCCGGGAACATTGAAACTCACTTTATCTACTTCCGTCCGGGCGGGTGTGAATCAGTGACCGGGTGACCGAATGCTTTGAGGACGCGTTTGGAGCTTATTAAAAAGGCGGGCGATAAGCGGACACTTGAATGGTCGTGATTAGGTGTTGCGCACGACAGGTACTTCATTAATCATACTGCATCCAGTTGGATCAtcgttcttcttctacttctttggcaataaaacctcgaaaggtctcggccagcTTTCTGTGTCGGGGATTCGAACCCCGGCCCAGTCGTATGAAGCTCCCGGAACTgttatcgcttcggccaccgtaCTGCCCCACTGCTGATCATACTTAGCGGTCAGTACCAAAATATGAATTGAGTAGAAATCTTGCTGTATGGAGCATTTCACCTTTAAAAGCCAAATTAAAAATCTTATCTTTTTATTATCAATACTACAGAGCTTCTGAGATGAAGCAGTAGTGTTCCAGCTGAAGCTAAAGTGGAAATTAACATGTAAAACTCTGTCACATTTTCTCCAGTCTGCTCAAGGTTATGTGGACAGTTGACAAGCAGACCTGACCTGAATTCAGAAAGGGGTACGCCCATATTCCGCCATTCCTGAATTATCCGAAGACCCACCCGCCTGCCCATGAAAATCTTTCCAACTCCATGcaatctttgtttgcttcattGCTGTTTCCTACTTTCATCAGCTACATCTCTATATCTGTACCAATCAATCATATCGcatattttttgctttcgtgtTACATCGATATCGATTTTATGGAGAAACACAAGATGATCttctgggttcaaatctcatcctgATCCCCTTCCAGGACTGATCCAAGGAGAAGAAGATCCTCTGTTTATGTGAAAATGAATTGGAAGAGTCGTAAACCAAAGCCAAACAGCCGTTGCCGAC from Anopheles stephensi strain Indian chromosome 2, UCI_ANSTEP_V1.0, whole genome shotgun sequence includes the following:
- the LOC118507859 gene encoding V-type proton ATPase 116 kDa subunit a1 isoform X1, translated to MGSLFRSEEMSLCQLFLQSEAAYACVSELGELGLVQFRDLNPDVNAFQRKFVNEVRRCDEMERKLRYLEKEIKKDGIPMLDTGESPEAPQPREMIDLEATFEKLENELREVNQNAEALKRNYLELTELKHILRKTQVFFDEAIYTGHVPNKTRNRYQQMADSHREEEQVNLLGEEGIRAGGAGAQGQNLKLGFVAGVILRERLPAFERMLWRACRGNVFLRQAMIEDPLEDPSTGDKVYKSVFIIFFQGDQLKTRVKKICEGFRATLYPCPEAPTDRREMAMGVMTRIEDLHTVLGQTQDHRHRVLVAAAKNLKNWFVKVRKIKAIYHTLNLFNLDVTQKCLIAECWVPLLDFETIQIALRRGTERSGSSVPPILNRMETFEDPPTYNRTNKFTHAFQALINAYGVASYREMNPAPYTIITFPFLFAVMFGDLGHGTIMALFGLWMVLKEKPLAAKKSDNEIWNIFFGGRYIIFLMGVFSMYTGFVYNDIFSKSLNVFGSAWTINYNTSTVMTNKALQLDPAGKDYAQTPYPIGLDPVWQVAPLNKIIFQNAYKMKISIIFGVIHMLFGVFVGLFNHRYFKNKMAIYCEFIPQVIFLVFLFFYMTLLMFIKWVKYSAANDPPHSAGCAPSILITFINMVLFKAPDESSGDCSPFMFAGQQGLQKFLVIVALLCVPWMLLAKPILIMRGRKEAAHQPIAPYSNENGDADGLNQHNNAAGTQGGQQPPAQQQQGGGHGHDNEEMSEIFIHQGIHTIEYVLGSVSHTASYLRLWALSLAHAQLAEVLWNMVLQNGLKQDGWIGGIALWAVFAFWAVLTVGILVLMEGLSAFLHTLRLHWVEFQSKFYAGLGYAFQPFSFEVILDASSSSSED
- the LOC118507862 gene encoding probable salivary secreted peptide, whose amino-acid sequence is MKGLAVVAAVLLFVCLVASQSNNYFWGVRDPRDALLNRTIAVRSGTILQVKSIDLVYPVKGQVGRNISAISVTDQYTNGKGGYASLYAGGIGYNYTTVHLKSQRGHGYNFIVEIYGR
- the LOC118507859 gene encoding V-type proton ATPase 116 kDa subunit a1 isoform X3, translated to MGSLFRSEEMSLCQLFLQSEAAYACVSELGELGLVQFRDLNPDVNAFQRKFVNEVRRCDEMERKLRYLEKEIKKDGIPMLDTGESPEAPQPREMIDLEATFEKLENELREVNQNAEALKRNYLELTELKHILRKTQVFFDEMADSHREEEQVNLLGEEGIRAGGAGAQGQNLKLGFVAGVILRERLPAFERMLWRACRGNVFLRQAMIEDPLEDPSTGDKVYKSVFIIFFQGDQLKTRVKKICEGFRATLYPCPEAPTDRREMAMGVMTRIEDLHTVLGQTQDHRHRVLVAAAKNLKNWFVKVRKIKAIYHTLNLFNLDVTQKCLIAECWVPLLDFETIQIALRRGTERSGSSVPPILNRMETFEDPPTYNRTNKFTHAFQALINAYGVASYREMNPAPYTIITFPFLFAVMFGDLGHGTIMALFGLWMVLKEKPLAAKKSDNEIWNIFFGGRYIIFLMGVFSMYTGFVYNDIFSKSLNVFGSAWTINYNTSTVMTNKALQLDPAGKDYAQTPYPIGLDPVWQVAPLNKIIFQNAYKMKISIIFGVIHMLFGVFVGLFNHRYFKNKMAIYCEFIPQVIFLVFLFFYMTLLMFIKWVKYSAANDPPHSAGCAPSILITFINMVLFKAPDESSGDCSPFMFAGQQGLQKFLVIVALLCVPWMLLAKPILIMRGRKEAAHQPIAPYSNENGDADGLNQHNNAAGTQGGQQPPAQQQQGGGHGHDNEEMSEIFIHQGIHTIEYVLGSVSHTASYLRLWALSLAHAQLAEVLWNMVLQNGLKQDGWIGGIALWAVFAFWAVLTVGILVLMEGLSAFLHTLRLHWVEFQSKFYAGLGYAFQPFSFEVILDASSSSSED
- the LOC118507859 gene encoding V-type proton ATPase 116 kDa subunit a1 isoform X4, giving the protein MGSLFRSEEMSLCQLFLQSEAAYACVSELGELGLVQFRDLNPDVNAFQRKFVNEVRRCDEMERKLRYLEKEIKKDGIPMLDTGESPEAPQPREMIDLEATFEKLENELREVNQNAEALKRNYLELTELKHILRKTQVFFDEQEGGMHTTESMTRALITDESRTGKAMGPVQLGFVAGVILRERLPAFERMLWRACRGNVFLRQAMIEDPLEDPSTGDKVYKSVFIIFFQGDQLKTRVKKICEGFRATLYPCPEAPTDRREMAMGVMTRIEDLHTVLGQTQDHRHRVLVAAAKNLKNWFVKVRKIKAIYHTLNLFNLDVTQKCLIAECWVPLLDFETIQIALRRGTERSGSSVPPILNRMETFEDPPTYNRTNKFTHAFQALINAYGVASYREMNPAPYTIITFPFLFAVMFGDLGHGTIMALFGLWMVLKEKPLAAKKSDNEIWNIFFGGRYIIFLMGVFSMYTGFVYNDIFSKSLNVFGSAWTINYNTSTVMTNKALQLDPAGKDYAQTPYPIGLDPVWQVAPLNKIIFQNAYKMKISIIFGVIHMLFGVFVGLFNHRYFKNKMAIYCEFIPQVIFLVFLFFYMTLLMFIKWVKYSAANDPPHSAGCAPSILITFINMVLFKAPDESSGDCSPFMFAGQQGLQKFLVIVALLCVPWMLLAKPILIMRGRKEAAHQPIAPYSNENGDADGLNQHNNAAGTQGGQQPPAQQQQGGGHGHDNEEMSEIFIHQGIHTIEYVLGSVSHTASYLRLWALSLAHAQLAEVLWNMVLQNGLKQDGWIGGIALWAVFAFWAVLTVGILVLMEGLSAFLHTLRLHWVEFQSKFYAGLGYAFQPFSFEVILDASSSSSED
- the LOC118507861 gene encoding helicostatins, which translates into the protein MRSYTWVMAVIAYMTLSLCLSVSWSLPASGATGGNSNDLDVDDLSRDRMSGEISTSQFQHMLAVRSPKYSFGLGKRRYIIEDVPGAKRLPHYNFGLGKRGSPLGGNDYEYDGLMGNQLGWNDNDYTNLITKDGQFDYDADKDKDAAKRATSGNGAGAAYRYHFGLGKRRTYDFGLGKRYFDAEEFNKRLPNRYNFGLGKR
- the LOC118507859 gene encoding V-type proton ATPase 116 kDa subunit a1 isoform X5 is translated as MGSLFRSEEMSLCQLFLQSEAAYACVSELGELGLVQFRDLNPDVNAFQRKFVNEVRRCDEMERKLRYLEKEIKKDGIPMLDTGESPEAPQPREMIDLEATFEKLENELREVNQNAEALKRNYLELTELKHILRKTQVFFDEKRYERFPEFNPNYSRHLSFLEKAQDTEEYLPCFVAGVILRERLPAFERMLWRACRGNVFLRQAMIEDPLEDPSTGDKVYKSVFIIFFQGDQLKTRVKKICEGFRATLYPCPEAPTDRREMAMGVMTRIEDLHTVLGQTQDHRHRVLVAAAKNLKNWFVKVRKIKAIYHTLNLFNLDVTQKCLIAECWVPLLDFETIQIALRRGTERSGSSVPPILNRMETFEDPPTYNRTNKFTHAFQALINAYGVASYREMNPAPYTIITFPFLFAVMFGDLGHGTIMALFGLWMVLKEKPLAAKKSDNEIWNIFFGGRYIIFLMGVFSMYTGFVYNDIFSKSLNVFGSAWTINYNTSTVMTNKALQLDPAGKDYAQTPYPIGLDPVWQVAPLNKIIFQNAYKMKISIIFGVIHMLFGVFVGLFNHRYFKNKMAIYCEFIPQVIFLVFLFFYMTLLMFIKWVKYSAANDPPHSAGCAPSILITFINMVLFKAPDESSGDCSPFMFAGQQGLQKFLVIVALLCVPWMLLAKPILIMRGRKEAAHQPIAPYSNENGDADGLNQHNNAAGTQGGQQPPAQQQQGGGHGHDNEEMSEIFIHQGIHTIEYVLGSVSHTASYLRLWALSLAHAQLAEVLWNMVLQNGLKQDGWIGGIALWAVFAFWAVLTVGILVLMEGLSAFLHTLRLHWVEFQSKFYAGLGYAFQPFSFEVILDASSSSSED
- the LOC118507859 gene encoding V-type proton ATPase 116 kDa subunit a1 isoform X2; the encoded protein is MGSLFRSEEMSLCQLFLQSEAAYACVSELGELGLVQFRDLNPDVNAFQRKFVNEVRRCDEMERKLRYLEKEIKKDGIPMLDTGESPEAPQPREMIDLEATFEKLENELREVNQNAEALKRNYLELTELKHILRKTQVFFDEQEGGMHTTESMTRALITDESRTGKAMGPVQLGFLEKAQDTEEYLPCFVAGVILRERLPAFERMLWRACRGNVFLRQAMIEDPLEDPSTGDKVYKSVFIIFFQGDQLKTRVKKICEGFRATLYPCPEAPTDRREMAMGVMTRIEDLHTVLGQTQDHRHRVLVAAAKNLKNWFVKVRKIKAIYHTLNLFNLDVTQKCLIAECWVPLLDFETIQIALRRGTERSGSSVPPILNRMETFEDPPTYNRTNKFTHAFQALINAYGVASYREMNPAPYTIITFPFLFAVMFGDLGHGTIMALFGLWMVLKEKPLAAKKSDNEIWNIFFGGRYIIFLMGVFSMYTGFVYNDIFSKSLNVFGSAWTINYNTSTVMTNKALQLDPAGKDYAQTPYPIGLDPVWQVAPLNKIIFQNAYKMKISIIFGVIHMLFGVFVGLFNHRYFKNKMAIYCEFIPQVIFLVFLFFYMTLLMFIKWVKYSAANDPPHSAGCAPSILITFINMVLFKAPDESSGDCSPFMFAGQQGLQKFLVIVALLCVPWMLLAKPILIMRGRKEAAHQPIAPYSNENGDADGLNQHNNAAGTQGGQQPPAQQQQGGGHGHDNEEMSEIFIHQGIHTIEYVLGSVSHTASYLRLWALSLAHAQLAEVLWNMVLQNGLKQDGWIGGIALWAVFAFWAVLTVGILVLMEGLSAFLHTLRLHWVEFQSKFYAGLGYAFQPFSFEVILDASSSSSED